GGCTTTTTTGCATGgaggccccttgccgccctggtaGTGGGCGACAAGGGTGTTAATGCAAAAGGTTCAACGTTTTCAATCGGCCGTCACCGCCCGTCGAGCCATcatctgccacgtcagcttgccgtcCTCCAgtagggcggcagggtctatttttgtaaattttttcgatgatagattatttctgtaaatattttttaaaaaaaataaaaatgaaaaaaaatcgagaTTTCAGCTCAAACTTTAACCGCCAAGGCCCGCTTGGCCCTTGTTTCGATTATAATCCAAATCGGCTTTGATTTTTAAGAATAATTTTAAGTAGGTTTTTAGTGGTTTCATGATTCATATATCACTTTCAGCCTTTCATGTTGAGTAGTATAATTTGCAGACGGAAAGGCGACTACcaccgacccccccccccccccaagtaATTTTATCAGTAAATCCATTTACTAACGGGATACTACGCAATCTAAGACTCTGAACAATGCATATTTTATCAGTCAATCCATTTACTAACAGGATACTACGCAATCTAAGACCATCCATTTACTAACAGGATACTACGCAATCTAAGACCATGAACAATGCATGTCACACAGGTACACGAGCAAAGTTGACTCAATCTTGCTGCTCTCTTCTTAGTTTTAAAATTTCTGGTATTGTTAACTCGTTAGCTGAATCTTGCTTTGCATGGAGAGAGAAGAATGTGATATTTTCCATACTTCGTATGGAGTACCACTTCTCTCACAATCAAACTGTACTTTACAATTCAGAACGCAGGCACACAACACATGATCTCAAGTCAGGATGCATTTCTTGCATGTCAGCATTAGTTTATCAAAAGAATACTTTGATCAACTTGTTTACATACTCTCCTTTACGCAGTTGCTCTCCTACCCTACTGCTACGAAGaacaaaggaaagaaaaaggaatgacGCCAGGTGCATGTCTCAAAATCTTGGCAGCCAGGTCCTTAAGATGGTATGTACAGCGGCAGCGAACTCCCCATTCTGTCGACAAATCATTCCCTCTGTAGTCAGGGCAAAGAATTCATGTCATATACCAGAAATAAGCTCATGGGTCTCTGCAATGCGCAACAAGAAGAAATATTGCAGACTTACCAGCGCTGCTGAGTTTTCCTGTATTCAGTGAGCACCGGGAACATGTTCTCAAAGGCAGCGTAAATCTCTTTGCGGTACTTAGCTCCAGTGAGAACAATCTTGCCAGAGACAAAAATGAGAAGCACAATCTTTGGCTGCTTCATCCGGTAAATCAGCCCAGGGAAGAGCTCTGGCTCATACTGCAAATTAAGCAAGTGAACAGTCAAAATAATGACATGCATGATGAAATATGGGTAAATGACACACTGATATTTATCAGACAACTGGCATCAGTTTCAATGGAAATTCAAAGGATGCATTCTGAGACAATGTAAAAAAGTAAGTAATCAACTTACACTAGAGAATGCGCCATGAGAATAAGCAAGGCCCTCCAGGCGAATAGGAAATTTGACATCACATGAACCAACAATGTTCTGGATCTTGAAATCCTGCATCATGTTCCAATGCGTCAAGCTGATATAAGCAAGGACAATCAATCTGAATGAATTGATGTGAGCTAGAGTGGCATTACCTTGAACTTTGCTGGGAAGCCAAGCTTTTGGACGATTCGCGCATACTGCGCTAACAAATAATCAGATAAAAATTGTTATAGAGCAATTCAGCAAAAGCCGAAAATAGGATCAGTGAACAATTTCTCCCTGCATGATGTAAACAACAAGCGTTCCTAAGCATAAATAGTGATGAAACAATATGACTATTGGCTATTACCTTCCTCGCAGCAAGCTTTGAATGGTCTTCGCTCTTTGCTCCAGTGCAAACCATCTTTCCCGAAGCAAATATCAGGGCTGTTGTCTTTGGGTCCCTTATCCTCATGATAACTGCAGCAAAACGCTGTCCGAGCACAAATGATACAGTTAGATTATAGACATGACACAAATGATACAGTTAGATTATAGACATGACATGTAATTCCGTGTTTTGTTCCTGAAAGAAACTGAATAGAAAGCATCAGAAGCTGAAGCTATACCTTTGGGTTGTACTCTGCATTACGAGCCTGTAGAGCGATTTTTTTCAGATCCAACCTGCAGTCCAGATTTACTGTCGAAACAATGTTCCTGAGACATAACCAACATAACGATTAGAACATATTGGGGCAAGGCAGATGCCAATCGTCTTTTCCAGCACATATATATCAAGATAATAATATCAACTTGTTCCGGCAGAGCAAATTGGCAGCaacttttgaaatttaaaacgcGTCTGATACCAACAACCCCCAAGTTAAACAAACCCAATAAGACAGTATTCTTAACCCATGTACACCTTACTGTTCTTTGATTCAATTCAGCACAATGTTTTATTTATGTTCTATCCTATACTATTCCCAAATCCAACCACTTATATTTCTCAGCACTTAACTATTGGGATTACCATTGTGCGAATTAATACTCAACTACAAATACTACACAATAATTCGAACAGGTCTTTTATAATTTCCACATCTTATATTAGAATAGTCAGGCAAGAAACCAAGACCCAATCCTTGATCGTTTTAAATTAGATCAGTGTCCCCTCCCCCTTTGCTAAATTCCAACACATCAAAGCACCAAGAACGAGCACGAATCGGCCTCCACATCAGATAAACTCGCACTCCTCCAAACCAATGCAAGATCGTATCAGATCAAGAACCCGCAGGTTTCCCCCAACCCTAACCCGTGCAAGTCCAGATCTACAAAATCCCCGTCAAGTTTAGCTGTtactccccaccaccaccaccaccccaaaCCCATCAAGATCCACAAGCCCCGTCAAGTTCACATCCCACATTCAGATATCCCAGATCCAGATCATCCAAGAACAACCCCCATCGTTCTCGTCAAGCCTGCGACGCGGGGGTGGCGGGGGGGACTCACTGGAGGGTGGGGACGATCCCGGAGGGGTGCTCGACGAGATCCACCGGCTCCGCCCCATCACCCCCCACCGCCgactcgcctcctcctcctcctccgctcgtcCCCAGCCCCAGCGCCATCGGATCCACCGCCGCGGCAGCcatccccccctcctcctccggagGCAAAGATTTTTCAAACCGAGCCGCCTTTATACGGAGGTGGTGAGATcggggagggaggtggggatccgggtgggtggtggtggtggcggcggcggaggcggatcgCGGGTTAGGGTTTGGTCGTG
Above is a window of Oryza sativa Japonica Group chromosome 10, ASM3414082v1 DNA encoding:
- the LOC4348699 gene encoding TATA-binding protein 2-like; the protein is MAAAAVDPMALGLGTSGGGGGGESAVGGDGAEPVDLVEHPSGIVPTLQNIVSTVNLDCRLDLKKIALQARNAEYNPKRFAAVIMRIRDPKTTALIFASGKMVCTGAKSEDHSKLAARKYARIVQKLGFPAKFKDFKIQNIVGSCDVKFPIRLEGLAYSHGAFSSYEPELFPGLIYRMKQPKIVLLIFVSGKIVLTGAKYRKEIYAAFENMFPVLTEYRKTQQR